A region from the Lutra lutra chromosome 1, mLutLut1.2, whole genome shotgun sequence genome encodes:
- the MB21D2 gene encoding nucleotidyltransferase MB21D2 isoform X2 yields the protein MVQKLDQKLPVANEYLLLSGGVREGVVDLDLDELNVYARGTDYDMDFTLLVPALKLHDRNQPVTLDMRHSALCHSWLSLRLFDEGTISKWKDCCTIVDHINGATNYFFSPTKVADWFYDSISIVLSEIQKKPQRGMPKVEKVEKNGTIISIILGVGSSRMLYDIVPVVSFKGWPAVAQSWLMENHFWDGKITEEEVISGFYLVPACSYKGKKDNEWRLSFARSEVQLKKCISGSLMQAYQACKAIIIKLLSRPKAISPYHLRSMMLWACDRLPANYLAQEDYAAHFLLGLIDDLQHCLVNKMCPNYFIPQCNMLEHLSEETVMLHARKLSSVRSDPAEHLRTAIEHVKAANRLTLELQRRGSTTSIPSPQSDGGDPNQPDDRLAKKLQQLVTENPGKSISVFINPDDVTRPHFRIDDKFF from the coding sequence atgGTGCAAAAGCTGGACCAAAAACTTCCAGTGGCCAATGAGTACCTGTTGCTCTCTGGGGGAGTCCGGGAAGGCGTGGTGGACCTGGACTTAGATGAGCTTAACGTGTATGCCCGAGGGACAGACTATGATATGGACTTCACTCTTCTGGTGCCAGCCCTTAAGCTACATGACCGTAATCAGCCTGTGACACTCGATATGCGCCACTCAGCCCTGTGCCACTCTTGGCTAAGCCTCCGGCTCTTTGATGAGGGGACAATCAGTAAGTGGAAAGACTGCTGCACCATCGTGGATCACATCAATGGTGCCACCAATTACTTCTTCTCCCCAACCAAAGTGGCCGACTGGTTCTATGACTCCATCAGCATTGTCCTGTCAGAGATCCAGAAGAAACCCCAGCGAGGGATGCCCAAGGTGGAAAAGGTAGAAAAGAACGGgaccatcatctccatcatcctGGGCGTGGGGAGCAGTCGCATGTTGTATGATATTGTCCCCGTGGTCTCTTTCAAAGGCTGGCCTGCGGTGGCCCAGAGCTGGCTCATGGAGAACCACTTTTGGGATGGGAAGATCACCGAGGAAGAGGTCATTAGTGGGTTTTACTTGGTGCCTGCTTGCTCCTACAAGGGCAAGAAGGACAATGAGTGGCGGCTGTCCTTCGCCAGGAGCGAGGTACAGCTGAAGAAATGCATCTCTGGTAGCCTCATGCAGGCCTACCAGGCCTGCAAAGCCATCATCATTAAACTCCTGTCCCGGCCCAAGGCGATCAGTCCCTATCACCTGCGGAGCATGATGCTCTGGGCCTGTGACAGACTTCCTGCTAACTACTTGGCCCAAGAAGACTATGCAGCCCACTTTTTGCTGGGCCTCATTGATGACCTACAACACTGTCTGGTCAACAAGATGTGCCCCAATTATTTCATCCCTCAGTGCAACATGCTGGAGCACCTGTCGGAGGAGACCGTCATGCTCCACGCGCGGAAGCTCTCCTCCGTGCGCTCAGACCCGGCCGAGCACCTGCGCACCGCCATCGAGCACGTAAAGGCGGCCAACCGGCTGACGCTGGAGCTGCAGAGGCGGGGGAGCACCACCAGCATCCCCTCCCCGCAGTCCGACGGAGGGGACCCCAACCAGCCCGACGACCGTTTGGCCAAAAAACTGCAGCAGCTGGTGACTGAGAATCCGGGGAAGTCCATCTCTGTCTTTATTAACCCTGATGATGTCACGAGGCCCCATTTCAGAATCGATGATAAATTTTTCTGA